The Thermodesulfobacteriota bacterium genome contains the following window.
AGAAAACTGGCAAACGCCAGCTCATCCATTCCTTCTGGTAAAGGAGCGATCGCTGAGAAAATCATCTTTGGATCGCCGCCTAAAACTACAGCTACTTCAAGATCCTTGCCGAGTTTCCCTGCTTCGTGGTAGTGCGCGGCTCCGCCCTTATGTGCGTGCCAATGCATACCAGTTGTTTTCTCATCAAAAACCTGCATTCGGTAAATGCCTAAATTACGTTTGTTATTAGTTGGATCTTGTGTAAGCACAAGACCTAAAGTCACAAAACGTCCACCGTCTAAGGGCCAGCATTTAATAATAGGAAGCTTATTTAAGTTTGGCTGCTCCTCAATTTCTTGGGAAAATCCCCACTTTGCTTTTTTCGTTCTCATTGAGAGAAGATCATATGCCTTAGGAAGAACAGAGAAAAAGGACTTAAGTGATGGGGGATTTAATTTATGAAAGAGCTCAACTAATTCTTCTCCTACATCCCTTGGTCTTCTGCCAAGAGCAAGTTCAACCCTTTCTTCAGTTCCAAAGAGATTAATGGCTAAAGGAAATGCTGCGCCTTTGACATTTTCGAATATAAGCGCCGGCCCGCCCTCTTTTACAGTGCGGTCTGCAATCTCAGCGATTTCTAAAATGGGATCAACTTCAGCCTTGACGTGTTTTACATCGCCGATTTTCTCTAAATAAGTGATAAATTCTCTGAGGTCATAAAACTGCTTTTTGGCCATGAACAAATACCTTTTAATTTTTGGAATAAATACAACAAGAAGTTGGATATTGTATTTGCAAAATTGTTATAAGAGAAATGAGGCTATTCGAGCTCGTCTTGCCTCCAGCCGTTTTCTGTTTCAACCCCTACTAAATTCAGTAGCTTGTCGACATACCCACCGATAATCTGATCTACTGAATCCGCACCCATGTAGTCTGTGGGACATATCGGAGCAATAATCACTCCCTCACGGGATAGCTTAAGTGCGTTCTCTAACGCAATCGAGCTAAGTGGGGTTTCTCTTACTGCAATTATTAATTTTCTTCTCTCTTTGAGTGCTACCTGCGCAATTCTTGTAATCAATGTATCAGCAATCCCGTTTGCAATTTTGGCAAGTGTCGAAACTGAACACGGGGCAATAACCATGGCATCAAAGTGATTGCTGCCAGATGAAAATGGAGCGCCTAAGTCATTATCACTATATATTTCATTAACCCACGGCTTAAGCTCTTGAATTTTAAGACCAAGCTCGTCATTTAGCACTCTTTTGCCCCATTTGCTTGCTATTACGTATTTATCCCCTGGGCATCTTCTAAGAAAATCAACCCCGTATGCAACTCCGGAAGCACCTGTTAGACCAACGATTGTTCTCATAACTATGGTAAGTATAGCCCAGCGAGCACAAAAAGGAAGACGGCAATGCCGACTAAAATGTTAATTCTAAAGAATGCTAGATCAACATTATCGGCTTTCCTGTGCTCTAGGTATAAAAGAGCCCCTATAACCACTAGTAATATGGCAGCCGCTATAGTCTTGAACATAAAGAAGTAAAGGAAAGCGAGAAAGAAAAATGCTGATTGATGTAAAGCGCTTGATACTGTTAATGCAATATCTCGTCCATAAATCGAGATCATTGAATATATCCCGTTTTTCCTATCGAACTCCTCGTCTAAAGTGGCGTATATAATATCGAATCCTGCCACCCAGCAAAGCGTAAAAAGCGAAATTGCAATAGCTGGCACAAGTTCGGCAAATGAACATGTAACTGCTATATAGCCCCCAAGCGGCGCCATAGCCAATCCCAGACCTACGCCTAGATGACAAAGAGGGGTAAAACGCTTCATTAGAGGGTATAAAATGAAAATCACAAGCGGGATTGGTGAAAGCAGAAATACTAGATTACAAATCAAATATGCGGAGACAAAGTAAAGAATAAGTCCTAGAACAGTAATTATGTAGGCTTTAGTAAGGCTGATTTTCCCCGATGGCAGCTCTCTATCCTGGGTTCTTGGATTATTTGCATCAATCTTGCGGTCTAAAATTCTATTGATGGCAAGAGCGGCTGTCCTAGCCCCAGTGCCTGCTAATATAATCAACACTAACAGTTTCCAGCTGGGAATCCCTTTAGCTGCTAGAAAAACCCCTGCAAATATTAGGGGTAAAGAAAAGAGCGTGTGCTCAAATTTTATAAAGTTTGAATACTGTTTTAATTTATCCATTGGGATTATTGGATTTTACCTGTAAATCGAACTATTTACTTTACTTTTACTTCTTGTTCTATAGAATTACCAACAATCTCAATTAGGGGATAAGAAATGTCTAGACCAGATCTAACCCAAAGAGTTTCCGAAGACCTAATAAAAGGAAATATTGAAGGTATTCGCGACGCACTTTCTAACATACACCCCTCAGAGATTGCCAGCATTATTCAGAATTTCGATCCCGATGACCACCCTAAAATTCTTGAAGCTCTTGATAACGAAACTGCCTCTGAAGTGATCTTAGAGCTGGATCCTGAGCAAAGAGAAGACATCCTTGAGGACTTTGATGCCGATAAGATCGCAGACTATGCGGATGAGATGGACTCTGATGATGCCGCAGACCTATTAGGAGAGCTTCCAGAGCAGACAGCGCAAACCGTGCTGGATAAAATGGATCCTGAAGAAGCAAAAGACGTAAAACCGCTTCTTAAATATCCCGAAGACACAGCTGGTGGTATTATGCAGACTGAGCTTGTAAAGGTCAGTCAAAATTCAACAGTAAGAGATACTATTAACTGGATTAGACTAATAGCCGATGAGGTTGAAGATTTTCTTATGATTTTTGTAACTGATGAACATGATAAATTAATCGGCGAAATTTCTCTTAGTAAACTTGTGCTTGCTACTCCTACTACAAAAGTAACAGCGATTATGCAGCCGGTAGAGGTTACTGTTACTCCCTACATAGACCAGGAAGAAGTGGCAAAAATATTTCAGAAATACGATATTCTATCCCTGCCTGTTATAGACAGTACAGGTGTACTGCTTGGAAGAATCACAGCTGACGACATTTTAGATGTAATCACAGAAGAGGCCTCTGAAGACATGCTCCAGCTTGCTGGTGTAGGAGATAGTCTTCACCCATTATTTACACCTACTGTAACCAGACTAAAACTTAGAACTCCTTGGCTCCTATTAACACTTGTGGGTGAGTTATTCATTGCATTTATTATTGTGAGTGCTTTTCAGCCTACACTTGAGAAAGTTGCAATTCTTGCAGCATTTATGCCGGCAATTATGGCAACCGGAGGTAATGTCGGGCTTCAGACAACCACTATCGTTATAAGAAGTATTGGTATGGGAACCATAAGTATTACTCAGATTTTTAAGGTAATTGTGTCTGAAGCAAAAGTCGGTCTAACTCTGGGAATCATATGCGGGCTGATCGCTGCTCTAATTGGAGCTCTAATTAGCTATAATCAACCCGAAGTTTTCAAATTGGCCACAGTTGTATTTATAGCTATGGTATCTGCAACATTTGCCACATCTTTTGTAGGAGTTGCAGCGCCACTCTTGCTGCACAAATTTCATTTTGATCCTGCCGCAGCATCAGGACCATTTCTAACTATGTTCAATGATATATTCGGCTCCGTGTTCTACCTATTTATAGCCATGCTGATTTTTTAAACCCTCAGGACCTTTATTAAATCTAGACATAAAGAATTACCATGAATGTAGTTTATAATTCTCAATATGAGAAAGATTCGTATTAGACCTCGCTATACTTTCACTACCAACCTTAGCAAATCGCAAGTACTGTCTAAATTAAGAGAGGGTCTTGATAATACTAATGCATTGAGAGGGAAATTTGTAAAACCTTTAGTTGTAATTTCACTAATTGAAGAAAATCAGCATTTTTGGTCACCGGAACTTAGTCTAGATTTAGAAGAGAAAAAAGGGGTTACAGAAATTAGGTGTACTCTAGGTCCACGCCCTAGCATTTGGACTATGTTTGCTACTTTCTACGGATTCTCTATCCTTGTGGGAGTTGCCGGACTGGTACTGGGCTTTTCTCAACTATCACTAGGAATGAACACTACTGGATTCTGGCTTGTTCCCGCATCTATTATACTAATTACTGTGGCTTATATTATTGCAATTATTGGTCAGAGGATGGCATATGATCAGATGCTTGAACTTAGGTCTTTTATAAAAGCAGTATTGAAGGACAATAATTAATACTATGGATTCTAGTGAAGCTTTATTACTTAGAAAAATACCTTACCGTGATTCTGACTATATTCTGAGTCTGTTTACAAAAGACCTGGGGAAAATAAGTGGAATTGCCAGGGGGGCTAAAAACAGCATGAAGCGCTTTGGAGCAAGACTTGAGCCTTTTGTGCATTTCAATCTAACCTTCAAAGACACTGGAAAAGATTTTAAAATCATCCAAGACACAGAGACAATAGAAGTATTTAGCAGATTCATAGAAGACATTGAGCTCTTCTCATTTGGCAACCTTATTTTAGAAACAACTGATGCATTAACTCCTAGAGAACTATCTAATCCTGAGATGTTTGAGTTGTTGATTGAGGCACTTTCAAGAATGAATTCAAAGGAAAATCCTCTAATAGTAGTTGTGCATTTTCAACTTCAAGCTCTTTCAATCTCAGGTTATGAACCTAATTTAAACTCGTGTGCAAAATGCGAAAAAGTAATAGATGGAGATTCCTATTTCAGTATTAAGGGAGGGGGCGCAGTTTGTTTTGATTGTGGAGGAGAGAAGAAAAAAGGCTTTATTTTTTCTAGAGATTTTCTAATTGATGAAGAATTAATGAATGCTAACCTTGAAAAAGTCCTAAAATACATAAAACTCTTTATAAAATTCACTGAGCACCATACGGAAAAAGAATTAAAGTCCGCCAAGTTTATAGAGGAGCTTAAATTATGATTATGATCCCTGGTTTTTTGGGAAATGCTGTTTCGTCAGGAGTTAAGAAGAAAGGCAAAAAAGACCTTTCATTAA
Protein-coding sequences here:
- a CDS encoding UbiD family decarboxylase domain-containing protein; translation: MAKKQFYDLREFITYLEKIGDVKHVKAEVDPILEIAEIADRTVKEGGPALIFENVKGAAFPLAINLFGTEERVELALGRRPRDVGEELVELFHKLNPPSLKSFFSVLPKAYDLLSMRTKKAKWGFSQEIEEQPNLNKLPIIKCWPLDGGRFVTLGLVLTQDPTNNKRNLGIYRMQVFDEKTTGMHWHAHKGGAAHYHEAGKLGKDLEVAVVLGGDPKMIFSAIAPLPEGMDELAFASFL
- a CDS encoding UbiX family flavin prenyltransferase yields the protein MRTIVGLTGASGVAYGVDFLRRCPGDKYVIASKWGKRVLNDELGLKIQELKPWVNEIYSDNDLGAPFSSGSNHFDAMVIAPCSVSTLAKIANGIADTLITRIAQVALKERRKLIIAVRETPLSSIALENALKLSREGVIIAPICPTDYMGADSVDQIIGGYVDKLLNLVGVETENGWRQDELE
- a CDS encoding 4-hydroxybenzoate octaprenyltransferase, which produces MDKLKQYSNFIKFEHTLFSLPLIFAGVFLAAKGIPSWKLLVLIILAGTGARTAALAINRILDRKIDANNPRTQDRELPSGKISLTKAYIITVLGLILYFVSAYLICNLVFLLSPIPLVIFILYPLMKRFTPLCHLGVGLGLAMAPLGGYIAVTCSFAELVPAIAISLFTLCWVAGFDIIYATLDEEFDRKNGIYSMISIYGRDIALTVSSALHQSAFFFLAFLYFFMFKTIAAAILLVVIGALLYLEHRKADNVDLAFFRINILVGIAVFLFVLAGLYLP
- the mgtE gene encoding magnesium transporter, giving the protein MSRPDLTQRVSEDLIKGNIEGIRDALSNIHPSEIASIIQNFDPDDHPKILEALDNETASEVILELDPEQREDILEDFDADKIADYADEMDSDDAADLLGELPEQTAQTVLDKMDPEEAKDVKPLLKYPEDTAGGIMQTELVKVSQNSTVRDTINWIRLIADEVEDFLMIFVTDEHDKLIGEISLSKLVLATPTTKVTAIMQPVEVTVTPYIDQEEVAKIFQKYDILSLPVIDSTGVLLGRITADDILDVITEEASEDMLQLAGVGDSLHPLFTPTVTRLKLRTPWLLLTLVGELFIAFIIVSAFQPTLEKVAILAAFMPAIMATGGNVGLQTTTIVIRSIGMGTISITQIFKVIVSEAKVGLTLGIICGLIAALIGALISYNQPEVFKLATVVFIAMVSATFATSFVGVAAPLLLHKFHFDPAAASGPFLTMFNDIFGSVFYLFIAMLIF
- the recO gene encoding DNA repair protein RecO, which gives rise to MDSSEALLLRKIPYRDSDYILSLFTKDLGKISGIARGAKNSMKRFGARLEPFVHFNLTFKDTGKDFKIIQDTETIEVFSRFIEDIELFSFGNLILETTDALTPRELSNPEMFELLIEALSRMNSKENPLIVVVHFQLQALSISGYEPNLNSCAKCEKVIDGDSYFSIKGGGAVCFDCGGEKKKGFIFSRDFLIDEELMNANLEKVLKYIKLFIKFTEHHTEKELKSAKFIEELKL